A stretch of the Lactuca sativa cultivar Salinas chromosome 9, Lsat_Salinas_v11, whole genome shotgun sequence genome encodes the following:
- the LOC111919515 gene encoding thioredoxin Y, chloroplastic, which yields MAISVTAPAACRSWTFDRSTPLASSSSSSSSSSRLSNLSSLQFHSRIPRLTLSNRRFTTFPSKSRTLILAQAKKQTFSSLDELLEKAEKPVLVDFYATWCGPCQFMGPILNEVSITMGDTLQVVKIDTEKYPEIANKYNIEALPTFILFKDGKPFDRFEGALTANQLIQRIEGTLKVKN from the exons ATGGCAATCTCCGTCACTGCACCCGCCGCATGTCGCTCATGGACTTTTGACCGTTCCACGCCGttggcttcatcttcttcatcctcctcctcctcctcaaggCTTTCCAATCTGTCTTCTCTGCAATTTCATTCACGGATTCCTCGTCTTACTCTTAGTAATCGTCGCTTTACTACTTTCCCATCTAAGTCCCGAACACTTATCCTG GCTCAAGCAAAGAAGCAAACTTTTTCCTCCCTTGATGAGCTACTGGAAAAAGCTGAGAAGCCAGTATTGGTTGATTTTTATGCAACATG GTGTGGGCCATGTCAATTTATGGGTCCTATACTGAATGAAGTTAGTATCACCATGGGAGACACACTCCAAGTAGTTAAAATTGATACTGAAAAGTACCCTGAAATTGCAAACAAGTACAACATTGAAGCTTTGCCTACTTTCATCTTATTCAAAGATGGAAAACCTTTTGATCGTTTT GAAGGAGCTTTAACAGCAAACCAGCTTATCCAACGAATTGAGGGTACACTGAAAGTTAAGAACTAG